Within bacterium, the genomic segment CCGAGCCAGCGGTTGAGGTCATAGCAGTACGGCGGGGCGAGATACGACTGAGCCCGGTATGCCGCGTTATTATCCCCTTTCTCCGCCGCTTCCGTATATGCCTTTGACACGGTATCGGCGCCTGTCCGGCAGACAGAAAACATACTGGTGAGCGCCATGACAACAATGAGTGTTTTTCTCACGTATCGGCTCCATTGTTTCAAACCACTTCCCCTTGCGGGGGAATGTTACATTAATTTCGAATGTGTTTCCACTGTACAAAATCACTTTCCAAGCGTAACCGCGATAACCGTATCGTACGGGTCTTTTCCGGTTTGGGGTATTTTGAATATCGTTCCGAACCTGGTCGCCGAAAACTCGACTCCGGCGCCGTTCATAAGCTTTGCAGTCTTCACTGTTCCGCCGAGGTCGGGAACGGCGATCACCGGGTCGGTGTCGGTGAGCACATGAATGTATATGACGCCGCTCTTATTGGTTGTCGCTCCCCAGCTCTGCGGTGCGAGCGGGCCGCCGCGAGTACCGTAAACGGATTCGCCGTTCGAGCGGAGCCACTTACCCATTTCGGCGAGGCGCTCTTTGAATTCGGGCTGAATCGTGCCATCCGGACGGGGGCCCACATTGAGGAGAAAGTTCGCGTTGTTACCCGCCGCCTTGACGAGGTACTGGATAAGGTCCCGCGTGCTCTTGTAGTTTTTGTCGTTCTCGTTGTAACCCCATGAATTGTTCATGGTTTCGCAGGTTTCAAGCGGCAGGGCGGAAACATGACCGGCCTCGCTGAAGGGGTCTTTACCCGGAAGTCCCTTCTCGAACATCTGGAAATCCTCGCCGGGGAACGGCGTTCTGTGGTGATTGCTTCCCACCATCGCCTGGGGCTGGAGTTCGTGGATCATGTGATAGGTTTTTCCGAGACGCCAGTCCGCATCGGGTTTATCCCACATGCCGTCGAACCAGATGCCTCCGATCTTGCCGTAACCGGTGCAGAGCTCCCTGAGCTGGCCGTCCATGTAGTCGAGATACTTGTACCAGTCGCCGCTTTCGGGACGGCCCGTATAATCCTGGCCTGTCCTGCCCCGCGGATAATAGTTCGGATTATGCCAGTCGAGCTGGGAATGGTAGAAAAAGAGCTTGATGCCGTTTCGTTCGCAGGCATCGGCAAGCATTTTCAGCACATCCTTGCGGTACGGTGTGCGGTCGACGATATCGTAGTCGCTCACCTTGCTGTCGAACATCGCGAAACCGTCATGATGCTTGCTCGTGATGGTGATGTATTTCATTCCGGCATCCTTGACCATGCGGCACCACTCGTCCGGGTCGAACTTAACCGGATTGAACTGCGGGGGAAGTTTTTCGTATTCGGAGATGGGGATTTTGTCCTGGTTCATCACCCATTCCCCCTTTGCCTTGAGGCAGTATACTCCCCAGTGCACGAACAGTCCGAATTTGGCATCCTGGAACCATTCGCGGGCTTCAAGATTGGCTTTTGAGGGCTGATATCCGATATCACCCTGTTCCGATACCGCCGCCACGGCGACAAAACAGACGAAGATGACGAGCATCAGAAGCATACGGTGAATGATCATGACAGTGCTCCTTTCCCAAATGGATGATGAAATGGAATGGTGTATGGTTGCTATTTATTAGCCCGGATTTATCTGAAAATGCATCTGCGGTTCCCGGTGCTGAAGCCCCGGCATGGTATCGGAAGTCCCTGTAACGCCGTCATTCCCGAATCTTCAATCGGGAATCCATATGCAGCCTGCATACTTTTTCATTCTTCGTTGTAACTATCCATAGACATGGAGGTTATCCATAAAATATTTTACCACAAAGACACGGAGCAGGGGTAATTCATGAATTATCCCTGCACTGTTGCACCGGTCAGTTACCAAAAATAAATCCGCTCGATCCGCGAAAATCCGCGTTCTATAAAAATATATGAATATATCGGGTTAGTATAGATAATAAACTTAAGATATTTTTAACGCAATGTTAACCTTTATG encodes:
- a CDS encoding alpha-L-fucosidase, which produces MIIHRMLLMLVIFVCFVAVAAVSEQGDIGYQPSKANLEAREWFQDAKFGLFVHWGVYCLKAKGEWVMNQDKIPISEYEKLPPQFNPVKFDPDEWCRMVKDAGMKYITITSKHHDGFAMFDSKVSDYDIVDRTPYRKDVLKMLADACERNGIKLFFYHSQLDWHNPNYYPRGRTGQDYTGRPESGDWYKYLDYMDGQLRELCTGYGKIGGIWFDGMWDKPDADWRLGKTYHMIHELQPQAMVGSNHHRTPFPGEDFQMFEKGLPGKDPFSEAGHVSALPLETCETMNNSWGYNENDKNYKSTRDLIQYLVKAAGNNANFLLNVGPRPDGTIQPEFKERLAEMGKWLRSNGESVYGTRGGPLAPQSWGATTNKSGVIYIHVLTDTDPVIAVPDLGGTVKTAKLMNGAGVEFSATRFGTIFKIPQTGKDPYDTVIAVTLGK